A stretch of the Oceanicola sp. D3 genome encodes the following:
- a CDS encoding 2-hydroxymuconic semialdehyde dehydrogenase: MDGGSAARISSFIGGRAVPAAGELFDDINPATGEVVALVQAASAAQVDEAVAAARAALRGPWGQMTVDQRAKAMHAIADGIDARREAFLRAEILDTGKPVSLASHLDIPRGAANFRAFAEVLKHTPGEAFPFVAPDGRDALNYSLRGPRGVIAVICPWNLPLLLMTWKVGPALACGNTVVVKPSEETPATAALLAEVIRDAGIPEGVYNVVQGGGPDAAGQWLTEHQGVDGITFTGETRTGEAIMCAAAKGVRPVSFELGGKNAGVIFADADLEAAIEQSARAAFMNGGQVCLQTERLYVQRPVFEQFVQGLKAKAEALVAGDPFDTGTSFGPLIPTDHPAKVLGYYDKACAGGAEVITGGGRLEMPGALAGGNWVQPTIWTGLSDDSPVVREEIFGPCVHIAPFDEEEEVVARANDTPYGLASMLWTQDVSRAHRVAAQLEAGITWVNSWFVRDLRTAFGGMKASGIGREGGVHGLEFYTETRNICVKL, from the coding sequence ATGGACGGCGGCAGCGCAGCGCGGATTTCTAGCTTTATCGGGGGCCGGGCGGTGCCTGCGGCGGGGGAGCTGTTTGACGATATCAACCCGGCGACCGGCGAGGTTGTGGCGCTGGTGCAGGCCGCGAGCGCGGCGCAGGTTGATGAGGCCGTCGCTGCGGCGCGGGCGGCGCTGCGCGGGCCTTGGGGCCAGATGACGGTGGATCAGCGGGCCAAGGCGATGCACGCGATTGCCGATGGGATTGATGCGCGGCGCGAGGCGTTTTTGCGGGCCGAGATTTTGGATACGGGCAAGCCGGTGAGCCTGGCCTCGCATCTGGATATTCCGCGCGGTGCGGCCAACTTTCGGGCCTTTGCCGAGGTGCTCAAGCACACGCCGGGCGAGGCCTTCCCTTTCGTGGCGCCGGACGGACGGGATGCGCTGAACTACAGCTTGCGCGGCCCGCGCGGCGTGATCGCGGTGATCTGTCCGTGGAACCTGCCGCTGCTGCTGATGACATGGAAGGTTGGCCCGGCGCTGGCCTGCGGCAACACGGTGGTGGTGAAGCCCTCGGAGGAAACCCCGGCCACGGCGGCGCTGCTGGCCGAAGTGATCCGCGATGCCGGGATTCCCGAGGGCGTCTACAATGTGGTGCAGGGCGGCGGGCCGGATGCGGCTGGGCAGTGGCTGACCGAGCATCAGGGCGTCGATGGCATCACCTTTACCGGTGAAACCCGCACGGGCGAGGCGATCATGTGCGCTGCGGCCAAGGGCGTGCGGCCTGTGAGCTTTGAGCTGGGGGGCAAGAACGCGGGCGTGATCTTTGCTGATGCCGATCTGGAGGCGGCGATTGAGCAGAGCGCGAGAGCGGCGTTTATGAACGGTGGGCAGGTGTGTTTGCAGACCGAGCGGCTTTATGTGCAGCGGCCGGTGTTTGAGCAGTTTGTCCAGGGGCTGAAAGCGAAGGCCGAGGCGCTGGTGGCGGGTGACCCTTTTGACACGGGCACGAGTTTTGGCCCGCTTATCCCAACGGACCACCCGGCGAAGGTGCTGGGCTATTACGACAAGGCCTGCGCGGGTGGGGCCGAGGTGATCACCGGCGGCGGACGGCTGGAGATGCCGGGCGCGTTGGCGGGGGGCAATTGGGTGCAGCCGACGATCTGGACCGGCCTCAGCGATGACAGCCCGGTGGTGCGGGAGGAGATCTTTGGGCCTTGCGTGCATATTGCGCCGTTTGACGAGGAGGAGGAGGTTGTGGCCCGCGCGAATGACACGCCCTATGGCCTTGCCTCGATGCTCTGGACGCAGGATGTGAGCCGTGCCCACCGGGTTGCCGCGCAGCTTGAGGCAGGCATCACATGGGTAAACTCGTGGTTCGTCCGCGATCTGCGCACCGCCTTCGGTGGCATGAAGGCCAGCGGGATCGGGCGCGAGGGCGGGGTGCATGGGTTGGAGTTTTATACCGAAACCCGCAATATCTGCGTGAAGCTGTGA
- a CDS encoding fumarylacetoacetate hydrolase family protein produces MLTKDQRAKAVASLLESHRTKVQGERPSAMFPEIELADSYAISSAVAEARMDAGHKIVGHKIGLTSKAMQAASKIDEPDFGYLFSDQLLHDGAKVPFASFCKPRVEPELTFVLHSPLKGPGVQLIDVLRATEWVIPSIEIIDARVTEPRQIFDTVADNGAGAGIVLGGRPIKPDAMDLRTIGAIFYRNSEIEETGLAAGVLGHPAMAIAWLANKLGPYGTELKPGDYMLSGSFTRPVHAQKGDTLHADFGPLGSVAVQFT; encoded by the coding sequence ATGCTGACCAAGGACCAACGCGCCAAGGCCGTTGCATCGCTTCTCGAAAGCCACCGCACCAAAGTGCAGGGCGAGCGCCCCTCGGCCATGTTCCCCGAGATCGAACTGGCCGACAGCTACGCGATCTCCTCCGCCGTGGCCGAGGCGCGAATGGATGCGGGCCACAAGATCGTCGGCCACAAGATTGGCCTCACCTCCAAGGCAATGCAGGCCGCCAGCAAGATCGACGAGCCCGACTTCGGCTATCTCTTCTCCGATCAACTGCTGCACGACGGCGCAAAGGTGCCCTTCGCGAGCTTCTGCAAGCCGCGCGTCGAGCCAGAGCTCACCTTCGTGCTGCACAGCCCCCTCAAGGGCCCCGGCGTGCAGCTGATCGACGTGCTGCGCGCCACCGAATGGGTGATCCCCTCCATCGAGATCATCGACGCCCGCGTCACCGAACCCCGCCAGATCTTCGACACCGTGGCAGACAACGGCGCAGGCGCGGGCATCGTCCTCGGCGGTCGCCCGATCAAGCCCGACGCGATGGACCTGCGCACCATCGGCGCAATCTTCTACCGCAATTCCGAGATCGAGGAGACCGGGCTGGCGGCAGGCGTCCTCGGCCACCCGGCAATGGCCATCGCATGGCTCGCCAACAAGCTCGGCCCCTATGGCACCGAGTTGAAGCCGGGCGACTACATGCTCTCAGGCAGCTTCACCCGGCCTGTGCACGCACAAAAGGGTGACACGCTCCACGCCGATTTTGGCCCCCTCGGCTCGGTCGCCGTGCAGTTTACCTAA
- a CDS encoding DUF1489 family protein produces MGEQSKNTIHLVKLCVGVDTLEQLEAWRARRRKEAGVAETRHVTRMWPKQEEALLNGGSLYWVIKGVIQARQKVVRLDEVIGGDGIRRCGIVLAPELVRVAPAVRRPFQGWRYLKPEDAPPDLAERREGDPDMPAELAAKLAEIGIL; encoded by the coding sequence ATGGGCGAACAATCAAAGAACACCATACATCTGGTAAAGCTATGTGTTGGCGTCGACACGCTGGAGCAGCTTGAGGCTTGGCGTGCGCGGCGACGCAAGGAGGCAGGTGTGGCCGAAACCCGGCATGTGACTCGGATGTGGCCCAAGCAGGAGGAGGCGCTGCTGAACGGCGGCTCGCTGTATTGGGTGATCAAGGGGGTGATTCAGGCGCGCCAGAAGGTGGTGCGGCTGGATGAGGTGATTGGCGGCGACGGGATCCGGCGTTGCGGCATCGTGCTTGCGCCCGAGCTGGTGCGGGTGGCGCCTGCGGTGCGGCGTCCGTTTCAGGGGTGGCGCTATCTGAAGCCCGAAGACGCGCCCCCGGATTTGGCCGAGCGGCGCGAGGGAGACCCGGATATGCCCGCCGAGCTGGCGGCGAAACTGGCGGAAATCGGGATCTTGTGA
- a CDS encoding adenosylcobalamin-dependent ribonucleoside-diphosphate reductase: MTAFTAPIAEAIWDMKYRFKQADGTPIDETVEDSWRRVARALAEGESDAPAREQEFYEALSDFKYLPAGRILAGAGTARAVTLFNCFVMGTVPDSMGGIFDMLKEAALTMQQGGGIGYDFSTIRPKGAAVSGVAADASGPLSFMDVWDAMCRTIMSAGSRRGAMMATMRCDHPDIEDFIAAKSDPARLRMFNLSVLVTDAFMEAVKADGPWELTFGGKVYHTLQARDLWNRIMRSTYDYAEPGVIFIDRINAMNNLNYCEQIAATNPCGEQPLPPYGACLLGSINLAKLVTNPFETTAKVDIDALTKLTTTAIRMMDNVVDTSRFPLPEQAAEAQAKRRIGLGVTGLADALLMTGLRYGSDEAAAQTEAWLKAIARASYLASVELAMEKGPFPLFDAEPYLASGTMQAMDEDVREAIRTHGIRNALVTSIAPTGTISLYAGNVSSGIEPVFAYAYTRKVLQPDGSRTEEEVVDYAVQMWRDLKGDAPLPDHFTNAQTLPPAEHVKMQAAAQKWIDSSISKTINCPEDISFESFKDIYLQAYETGCKGCTTYRPNDVTGSVLSVSENTEEEAKPDEDGEVIYISEPLDRPQALEGATYKLKWPDSEHAIYITVNDVVVGSQRRPFEVFINSKNMEHFAWTVALTRMISAVFRRGGDVSFVVEELKAVFDPRGGAWMQGKYVPSILAAIGGVIERHLIAIGFIAGEGMGLKSDPQAEVVSIGAPRGKACPSCGQFTMQMVEGCMTCTSCGHSKCG; this comes from the coding sequence ATGACAGCCTTCACTGCCCCGATCGCCGAAGCCATCTGGGATATGAAATACCGTTTCAAACAGGCCGATGGCACGCCCATCGACGAGACGGTCGAAGACAGTTGGCGCCGCGTCGCCCGCGCGCTGGCAGAAGGCGAATCCGACGCCCCCGCGCGCGAGCAGGAGTTCTACGAGGCCCTGTCCGACTTCAAATACCTCCCCGCTGGCCGCATCCTCGCCGGGGCAGGCACCGCCCGCGCCGTTACCCTCTTCAACTGCTTCGTCATGGGCACGGTTCCCGACTCGATGGGCGGCATCTTCGACATGTTGAAAGAGGCCGCGCTGACCATGCAGCAGGGCGGCGGCATCGGCTATGATTTCTCCACCATCCGCCCCAAGGGCGCGGCTGTCTCCGGCGTGGCCGCCGATGCTTCCGGCCCGCTCTCCTTCATGGATGTCTGGGATGCAATGTGCCGCACCATCATGTCCGCCGGCTCCCGCCGTGGCGCGATGATGGCCACCATGCGCTGCGACCACCCCGATATCGAAGATTTCATCGCCGCCAAGTCCGACCCGGCCCGCCTGCGCATGTTCAACCTCTCGGTGCTGGTGACCGACGCCTTCATGGAAGCCGTCAAAGCCGATGGACCGTGGGAGCTGACCTTCGGCGGCAAAGTCTACCACACCCTGCAGGCCCGCGACCTGTGGAACCGCATCATGCGCTCCACCTATGACTACGCCGAGCCGGGGGTGATTTTCATCGACCGTATCAACGCGATGAACAACCTCAACTACTGCGAGCAAATCGCCGCCACCAACCCCTGCGGCGAGCAGCCCCTGCCGCCCTATGGCGCCTGCCTTCTGGGCTCGATCAACCTTGCCAAGCTGGTCACAAACCCCTTCGAGACCACTGCGAAGGTTGATATCGACGCGCTGACCAAGCTCACCACAACCGCCATCCGGATGATGGACAACGTGGTCGACACCTCCCGCTTCCCCCTGCCCGAGCAGGCCGCCGAGGCGCAGGCCAAGCGTCGCATCGGCCTTGGCGTCACCGGCCTCGCCGATGCCCTGCTGATGACAGGCCTGCGCTACGGCTCCGACGAGGCCGCGGCCCAAACCGAAGCCTGGCTCAAGGCCATCGCCCGCGCCAGCTACCTCGCCTCCGTGGAACTGGCCATGGAGAAGGGCCCCTTCCCCCTGTTCGATGCCGAGCCCTACCTCGCCTCCGGCACGATGCAGGCGATGGACGAAGACGTGCGCGAGGCGATCCGCACCCACGGCATCCGCAACGCGCTCGTCACCTCCATTGCCCCCACCGGCACCATCTCGCTCTACGCCGGCAACGTCTCCAGCGGCATCGAGCCGGTGTTTGCCTATGCCTACACCCGCAAAGTGCTCCAGCCCGACGGATCGCGCACCGAAGAGGAAGTGGTTGATTACGCAGTGCAAATGTGGCGCGACCTGAAGGGTGACGCGCCCCTGCCCGACCACTTCACCAACGCCCAGACCCTGCCCCCCGCCGAGCACGTCAAGATGCAGGCGGCGGCGCAAAAGTGGATCGACAGCTCGATCTCCAAAACCATCAACTGCCCCGAAGACATCAGCTTCGAGTCCTTCAAGGATATCTACCTGCAAGCCTATGAAACCGGCTGCAAAGGCTGCACCACCTACCGCCCGAACGATGTGACAGGCTCCGTCCTTTCGGTCTCCGAGAACACCGAGGAGGAGGCCAAGCCCGACGAGGACGGCGAGGTTATCTACATCTCCGAACCGCTCGACCGGCCCCAAGCCCTCGAAGGCGCAACCTACAAGCTGAAGTGGCCGGATTCCGAACACGCCATCTACATCACCGTCAACGACGTGGTGGTCGGCTCCCAGCGCCGCCCCTTCGAGGTGTTCATCAACTCCAAGAACATGGAGCACTTCGCCTGGACGGTTGCGCTGACCCGGATGATCTCGGCGGTGTTCCGGCGCGGCGGCGATGTGTCCTTCGTGGTCGAAGAGCTGAAGGCCGTGTTCGACCCGCGCGGCGGCGCATGGATGCAGGGCAAATACGTGCCCTCAATCCTCGCCGCCATCGGCGGGGTGATCGAGCGCCACCTCATCGCCATCGGCTTCATCGCGGGCGAAGGCATGGGCCTCAAATCCGACCCGCAAGCCGAGGTCGTCTCCATCGGCGCCCCCCGCGGCAAGGCCTGCCCGTCCTGCGGCCAGTTCACCATGCAAATGGTCGAAGGCTGCATGACCTGCACCTCCTGCGGGCACTCAAAATGCGGCTGA
- the hisG gene encoding ATP phosphoribosyltransferase, protein MMLKLGVPSKGRLMDKTFGWFGARGVGLKRTGSEREYAGAVEGVAGCELHLLSAGEIPAALAEGRIHLGVTGTDLVREKIAGWEQKIEELEPLGFGQANLVIAVPCCWADVDTLDDLDAAASAFRAAHGHRLRIATKYHRLIREFLRQNGVADYALVDSQGATEGTVKNETAEAVADITSSGETLRANHLKILSDGLVHRSQATLFRARSADWGAPERESLAALKGKLGL, encoded by the coding sequence GTGATGCTGAAGCTGGGCGTGCCTTCGAAGGGCCGGTTGATGGACAAGACCTTTGGCTGGTTCGGCGCGCGGGGCGTGGGCCTCAAGCGCACCGGCAGCGAACGCGAATATGCGGGCGCGGTGGAGGGCGTGGCGGGCTGCGAGTTGCATCTGCTGAGCGCGGGCGAGATCCCGGCGGCGCTGGCCGAGGGGCGCATTCACCTTGGCGTCACCGGCACCGACCTTGTGCGCGAGAAGATCGCGGGCTGGGAGCAGAAGATCGAGGAGTTGGAGCCACTGGGCTTTGGGCAGGCAAACCTCGTTATTGCCGTGCCCTGCTGCTGGGCGGATGTGGACACGTTGGATGACCTGGACGCCGCCGCGAGTGCCTTTCGCGCCGCCCATGGCCACCGGCTGCGGATTGCCACCAAGTATCACCGGCTGATCCGCGAGTTCTTGCGTCAGAACGGGGTGGCCGATTATGCGCTGGTGGATAGCCAGGGCGCCACGGAAGGCACGGTGAAGAACGAAACCGCCGAGGCGGTGGCCGATATCACCTCATCGGGAGAGACGCTGCGGGCCAATCACCTGAAGATCCTTTCGGACGGGTTGGTGCACCGCAGTCAGGCAACGCTGTTTCGCGCACGTAGCGCCGATTGGGGCGCGCCGGAGCGGGAGAGCCTTGCGGCCTTGAAGGGCAAGCTCGGGCTCTGA
- a CDS encoding ATP phosphoribosyltransferase regulatory subunit, with protein sequence MLKDVPREEVSRLMGLFEAAGAVRVGADVLQPAGTLLDLYGEEIRARAYVTTDPLRGELMLRPDFTVPVVQAHMAQGQEPARYCYAGTVFRMQEEDTGRPSEFEQVGFELFDRGDRARADAEVFSLMSQCLEGRGLRAAIGDIGLLSAAVAGLSTSEKRRAALMRHLWRPRRFKALLDRFGGRAKVPATRAALLARLAEAPAEKVLAGAGVQIGKRRPEEVLERIAALQADAAEPPIPEAELELLDDLLAVRASPVDALEHLRDLAVDMTGLGPALDTFAARLDALADAGVDLETLAFEGSFGRTLLEYYDGFVFGFFAPQRPDLPAVASGGRYDALCRVLGQGREIPAVGAVIRPALLAELEGA encoded by the coding sequence ATGCTGAAGGATGTGCCGCGCGAGGAGGTTTCGCGCCTCATGGGCCTGTTCGAGGCGGCGGGCGCGGTGCGCGTGGGCGCGGATGTGCTGCAACCGGCGGGCACGCTGCTGGACCTCTACGGCGAGGAAATTCGGGCGCGGGCCTATGTGACGACCGACCCGCTGCGCGGCGAGCTGATGCTGCGGCCCGACTTTACGGTGCCGGTGGTGCAGGCGCATATGGCGCAGGGGCAGGAGCCGGCGCGCTATTGCTATGCGGGCACGGTCTTTCGGATGCAGGAAGAAGACACCGGCCGCCCGAGCGAGTTTGAGCAGGTGGGCTTTGAGCTGTTTGACCGGGGCGACAGGGCGCGGGCGGATGCTGAGGTGTTTTCGCTTATGTCTCAGTGCCTTGAGGGCAGGGGGCTGCGGGCGGCGATTGGGGATATCGGGCTGCTGAGTGCAGCTGTGGCCGGGCTCTCGACCTCTGAAAAACGCCGCGCGGCGCTGATGCGCCACCTCTGGCGGCCACGGCGCTTCAAGGCGCTGCTCGACAGGTTTGGCGGGCGGGCGAAGGTGCCGGCCACGCGGGCCGCGCTGCTGGCGCGGCTGGCCGAGGCGCCTGCCGAGAAGGTGCTGGCGGGCGCGGGTGTGCAGATTGGCAAGCGGCGGCCCGAAGAGGTGCTGGAGCGGATTGCGGCGCTTCAGGCCGATGCCGCGGAGCCGCCCATCCCCGAGGCAGAGCTGGAGCTGCTGGATGATTTGCTTGCTGTGCGCGCCTCGCCGGTGGATGCGCTGGAGCATCTGCGCGATCTTGCGGTGGACATGACCGGCCTTGGCCCGGCGCTCGACACCTTTGCGGCGCGTCTGGATGCGCTGGCCGATGCGGGGGTGGACCTTGAGACGCTTGCGTTTGAAGGCTCGTTCGGGCGCACGCTGCTGGAATATTATGACGGTTTTGTCTTTGGGTTCTTCGCCCCGCAACGGCCCGATCTGCCCGCTGTGGCCAGTGGTGGGCGCTATGATGCGCTGTGCCGGGTGCTGGGGCAGGGGCGCGAGATTCCGGCGGTGGGCGCGGTGATCCGCCCTGCCTTGCTGGCCGAGTTGGAGGGCGCGTGA
- the hisS gene encoding histidine--tRNA ligase, which yields MAKVKKQPRPKAVTPKGFRDYFGAEVDERNAMLAEIARVYALYGFDPLETSGVETVEALGKFLPDVDRPNEGVFAWEEDDSGWVALRYDLTAPLARVAAQYRNDLPAPYRRYAMGPVWRNEKPGPGRFRQFYQCDADTVGSASPAADAEICAMLADTLEAVGIPRGDYLVRVNNRKVLNGVLECMGLSDETQRDAVLRTIDKFDKVGEAGVRELLGPGRKDASGAFIDGVGLSSEQAEPVVAFLTSKAASAEETFANLRAAVGESAMGAEGIAELEQIASLLAAQGYGPDRIEVDPSVVRGLGYYTGAVFEAELTFEIMDEKGRPRQFGSVAGGGRYDDLVKRFTGQAVPATGVSIGVDRLLAALRAKGRTSGTAQGPVVVTVMDRDRMADYQAMVGELRNAGIRAEVYLGNPKNFGNQLKYADKRASPVAVIQGGDEAERGVVQLKDLVLGAKLAEGLTREEWAEQPAQVEVARADLVAEVRKMLDRA from the coding sequence ATGGCGAAAGTTAAAAAGCAGCCCCGGCCCAAGGCCGTCACCCCCAAGGGCTTCCGCGACTATTTTGGCGCGGAGGTGGATGAGCGCAATGCGATGCTCGCCGAGATCGCGCGGGTTTATGCGCTTTACGGCTTTGATCCGCTGGAAACGAGCGGGGTGGAGACGGTGGAGGCGCTGGGCAAGTTCCTTCCGGATGTGGACCGGCCCAATGAGGGGGTTTTTGCCTGGGAAGAGGACGACAGCGGTTGGGTGGCGCTGCGCTATGACCTGACGGCCCCGCTGGCCCGCGTTGCCGCGCAATACCGCAATGACCTGCCCGCGCCCTACCGGCGCTATGCGATGGGGCCGGTGTGGCGGAATGAGAAGCCCGGACCGGGGCGGTTCAGGCAGTTTTATCAGTGTGATGCGGATACGGTTGGGAGCGCTTCGCCTGCGGCGGATGCCGAGATTTGCGCCATGCTGGCCGATACACTGGAGGCGGTGGGCATTCCGCGTGGGGATTATCTGGTGCGGGTGAATAACCGGAAGGTGCTGAACGGGGTGCTGGAGTGCATGGGCCTCTCGGATGAGACACAGCGCGATGCGGTTCTGCGCACCATCGACAAGTTCGACAAGGTGGGTGAGGCCGGTGTGCGAGAGCTGTTGGGACCGGGGCGCAAGGATGCCTCGGGCGCGTTCATCGACGGCGTTGGCCTTTCGTCGGAGCAGGCGGAGCCGGTTGTGGCGTTTCTGACCTCCAAGGCGGCGAGCGCCGAGGAGACCTTTGCCAACCTGCGTGCCGCCGTGGGCGAGAGCGCGATGGGGGCCGAGGGGATTGCCGAGTTGGAGCAGATCGCTTCGCTGCTGGCGGCGCAGGGCTATGGGCCGGACCGGATCGAGGTTGATCCTTCGGTGGTGCGCGGCCTTGGCTATTACACCGGCGCGGTGTTTGAAGCGGAGCTGACCTTCGAGATCATGGACGAGAAGGGGCGGCCTCGGCAGTTTGGCTCGGTTGCGGGCGGCGGGCGCTATGATGACCTCGTGAAGCGGTTCACCGGGCAGGCGGTGCCTGCGACCGGCGTTTCGATTGGCGTCGACCGGCTCTTGGCGGCGCTTCGGGCCAAGGGGCGGACCTCTGGCACGGCGCAGGGGCCGGTTGTGGTGACGGTGATGGACCGGGACCGGATGGCCGATTATCAGGCGATGGTTGGCGAGTTGCGCAATGCGGGCATTCGCGCCGAGGTTTACCTTGGTAACCCCAAGAACTTTGGCAACCAGTTGAAATACGCCGACAAACGCGCCTCACCGGTGGCCGTGATCCAGGGTGGGGACGAGGCTGAGCGGGGCGTTGTGCAGCTGAAAGACCTGGTGCTGGGCGCGAAGCTGGCCGAGGGGCTGACCCGCGAGGAATGGGCCGAGCAACCGGCGCAGGTGGAAGTGGCGCGGGCCGATCTGGTGGCCGAAGTGCGCAAGATGCTGGACCGCGCCTGA
- a CDS encoding SlyX family protein: MTNRLEEELAHLTRAVEDLHEMVLAHGKRLDTVERRVDLLMKRAAEAEAEGNTGGVVLGDERPPHY, from the coding sequence ATGACCAACCGCCTCGAAGAAGAACTCGCCCACCTCACCCGCGCGGTCGAAGACCTGCACGAAATGGTGCTGGCCCACGGCAAACGGCTCGACACCGTGGAACGCCGGGTGGATCTGCTGATGAAACGCGCCGCCGAGGCAGAGGCCGAGGGCAACACCGGCGGCGTGGTGCTGGGCGATGAGCGCCCGCCGCATTACTGA